The Procambarus clarkii isolate CNS0578487 chromosome 91, FALCON_Pclarkii_2.0, whole genome shotgun sequence genome includes a region encoding these proteins:
- the LOC123773910 gene encoding uncharacterized protein isoform X1, with product MDILHQHCLAEEDEVSDAGLENLWEIEHHIKLPPQSPTRPPFSTTNTENYKRKKSRGHAGDPPSGCVAMMDPRTDSLCSTTPLHPSQLLLASRLLPPQAEPGTRYPRQYVTESGARHSRRHVSESNIHDLRQHMAGSGTRDSRRHAVESETLESSRHMAESGTRNSRRHWVKSGTRDSLRNVEEFGIRDSTKHAAELNTHDSRQHMAEFGTPELVCGVTEARAGGVKPQRESRRPPGRRPHHPPPVRKDLIGPPTDFQHVTHVGFDNVCPDDTQEGEPDGQAKVSILEEQKVLDSRTLDLYHSRNNCGDEQNHCWTDGDTERQELERENQHWSRPDSDQQKDQRWSRPSDGKDQQEVQWENQPWFKPDSNQQKNQRWFRTRGGKDQQEVQWEEQRWSKLDTVDDATAPLPPPRTVISKDMIGPPTDFQHVLHVGPDADDLELQQLMKMANLKQGRGSTGRTPESMECLGEFEYVLPRPEPSTRIPTPPPPSRVRVQEPPRDPQVAGSEGRTLWLRNTRPPEKHTPESQEYPPGVPEEGRETEMSSGQQAGTSPTLCRPKPRSGPLNGGVKKDLIGPPTNFQHVVHVGFQSWRQGSEEQQQQEPPITVKVEDQYRPDLETRGGISDFVDSEGKEQQQQEHQPKQQQEQEAQWEHHLWSTASTASDSPPPLPPPTAELSKDMTDPPTTSPPSSHPRRDAVGQKLQRLRKTQAPRTRKSVPDLFERRDAQRDVMDLSQQDGRLRGKAGAGRTRAPSPRLRKDMIGPPTNFQHVKHVGFNSPVVEVTDDHFNDPSRADKPEPDVESRIQDIGGDQEEGQWENQHWFTNWGQQEVPWQNQRWSTSDWVLEEAQWQNQRWSTPRTMEDAFPRTPPLSFGLSKDMIGPPTNFQHICHLDRDTVHRQLSKSPTKEGDGRTNRGDPSQSQQQHDPAQPAKVRKMIVGPPTNFQHVAHVGINTSWQATDHHLHQ from the exons CCGAGGACATGCTGGCGACCCACCGTCTGGGTGTGTGGCCATGATGGACCCGCGTACTGACTCACTGTGCTCCACTACCCCTCTCCACCCCTCACAGCTCCTCCTCGCCTCCCGCCTCCTGCCTCCTCAG GCTGAACCCGGTACCCGCTACCCACGACAATACGTGACTGAGTCCGGAGCCCGTCACTCGCGTCGACACGTTTCTGAGTCCAATATCCATGACTTGCGACAACACATGGCTGGGTCCGGAACGCGCGACTCGCGACGCCATGCAGTTGAGTCCGAAACCCTTGAATCGAGTCGACACATGGCGGAGTCCGGTACCCGTAACTCGCGACGCCACTGGGTGAAGTCCGGTACCCGGGACTCGCTAAGAAACGTAGAGGAGTTCGGTATCCGCGACTCGACAAAACACGCGGCTGAGCTCAACACTCACGACTCACGTCAACACATGGCCGAGTTTGGTACCCCGGAGCTGGTGTGTGGCGTCACTGAGGCCCGGGCCGGAGGTGTCAAGCCCCAGAGAGAGAGCAGACGCCCACCTGGCcgccgcccacaccacccaccaccagtcag GAAGGACCTGATTGGACCCCCCACCGACTTCCAACACGTTACTCATGTTGGGTTTGATAACGTGTGCCCAGACGACACACAGGAAGGTGAGCCTGATGGTCAGGCCAAGGTG TCCATCTTGGAAGAGCAGAAAGTACTGGACTCCAGAACCCTGGACTTGTATCATTCACGTAATAATTGCGGAGACGAGCAGAACCACTGCTGGACCGATGGTGACACAGAACGCCAGGAGTTAGAGCGAGAAAACCAGCACTGGTCCAGACCCGACAGTGATCAGCAGAAGGACCAGCGTTGGTCCAGACCCAGTGATGGTAAAGATCAACAGGAAGTCCAGTGGGAGAACCAGCCCTGGTTCAAACCCGACAGTAACCAACAGAAGAACCAGCGCTGGTTCCGAACCAGAGGTGGCAAAGATCAACAGGAGGTTCAGTGGGAGGAGCAGCGCTGGTCCAAACTCGACActgtagacgacgccaccgcacCACTTCCTCCGCCCCGTACAGTGATCAG TAAGGACATGATCGGCCCACCCACAGACTTCCAGCACGTGCTCCATGTTGGTCCAGACGCAGACGACCTGGAACTCCAGCAGCTGATGAAGATG GCAAATCTTAAGCAGGGAAGAGGGTCCACTGGAAGAACTCCAGAGAGCATGGAGTGTCTGGGAGAGTTTGAGTACGTGCTGCCCCGACCTGAACCCTCCACACGCATCcccacaccgccaccacccag CAGAGTGCGGGTCCAGGAGCCGCCCCGGGACCCCCAGGTGGCTGGCAGTGAGGGCCGGACACTCTGGCTG CGCAACACTCGTCCACCAGAGAAACATACACCGGAGTCACAAGAATATCCGCCAGGCGTACCGGAagaaggcagagagacagagatgtctTCGGGCCAACAGGCGGGCACCTCTCCAACACTGTGCCGTCCCAAGCCCCGTTCAGGACCTCTCAACGGTGGAGTGAA gAAGGACTTGATTGGGCCGCCTACCAATTTCCAGCATGTGGTTCACGTTGGGTTCCAGTCCTGGCGGCAGGGCagcgaggagcagcagcagcaggagccacccaTAACA GTCAAAGTGGAGGACCAGTACAGGCCTGACCTCGAGACTCGTGGTGGGATAAGTGACTTTGTGGACAGTGAGGggaaggaacagcagcagcaggagcatcaaccaaagcagcagcaggagcaggaggccCAGTGGGAACACCATCTGTGGTCGACAGCCAGCACTGCCAGCGACTCCCCGCCGCCCCTCCCTCCACCAACAGCTGAGCTCAG TAAAGACATGACTGATCCACCCACAACCTCCCCACCTTCCTCTCACCCGCGTCGCGACGCTGTCGGCCAGAAGCTGCAGCGCTTAAGGAAG ACGCAGGCTCCAAGGACTCGAAAATCTGTGCCGGACTTGTTTGAGCGCCGTGATGCACAGAGGGACGTGATGGACCTTTCCCAGCAGGACGGTAGACTGCGGGGTAAAGCTGGTGCCGGGAGGACGCGCGCGCCCTCGCCCAGGCTGAG GAAGGACATGATCGGTCCGCCCACCAATTTCCAGCATGTGAAACATGTCGGGTTCAACAGCCCAGTGGTCGAGGTCACTGATGACCACTTCAACGACCCATCTAGAGCG GACAAGCCAGAACCGGATGTGGAGAGCCGGATACAGGACATTGGCGGAGACCAAGAGGAAGGGCAGTGGGAGAACCAGCACTGGTTCACTAACTGGGGCCAGCAGGAGGTCCCGTGGCAGAACCAGCGATGGTCCACCTCTGACTGGGTCCTGGAGGAGGCCCAGTGGCAGAACCAGCGCTGGTCCACACCTCGCACCATGGAGGACGCCTTTCCTCGCACCCCACCACTTTCTTTTGGACTCAG CAAGGACATGATCGGTCCACCCACCAATTTCCAGCACATCTGTCACCTCGACCGGGACACCGTCCACCGCCAACTCTCCAAAAGCCCAACAAAGGAA GGAGATGGCAGGACGAACAGAGGGGACCCCAGCCAGAGCCAACAACAACATGACCCCGCCCAGCCCGCTAAGGTCAG GAAGATGATCGTCGGGCCGCCCACCAACTTCCAGCACGTCGCTCATGTTGGTATCAACACTTCCTGGCAGGCTAccgaccaccaccttcaccagtag
- the LOC123773910 gene encoding uncharacterized protein isoform X2: protein MDILHQHCLAEEDEVSDAGLENLWEIEHHIKLPPQSPTRPPFSTTNTENYKRKKSRGHAGDPPSGCVAMMDPRTDSLCSTTPLHPSQLLLASRLLPPQAEPGTRYPRQYVTESGARHSRRHVSESNIHDLRQHMAGSGTRDSRRHAVESETLESSRHMAESGTRNSRRHWVKSGTRDSLRNVEEFGIRDSTKHAAELNTHDSRQHMAEFGTPELVCGVTEARAGGVKPQRESRRPPGRRPHHPPPVRKDLIGPPTDFQHVTHVGFDNVCPDDTQEGEPDGQAKVSILEEQKVLDSRTLDLYHSRNNCGDEQNHCWTDGDTERQELERENQHWSRPDSDQQKDQRWSRPSDGKDQQEVQWENQPWFKPDSNQQKNQRWFRTRGGKDQQEVQWEEQRWSKLDTVDDATAPLPPPRTVISKDMIGPPTDFQHVLHVGPDADDLELQQLMKMANLKQGRGSTGRTPESMECLGEFEYVLPRPEPSTRIPTPPPPRVRVQEPPRDPQVAGSEGRTLWLRNTRPPEKHTPESQEYPPGVPEEGRETEMSSGQQAGTSPTLCRPKPRSGPLNGGVKKDLIGPPTNFQHVVHVGFQSWRQGSEEQQQQEPPITVKVEDQYRPDLETRGGISDFVDSEGKEQQQQEHQPKQQQEQEAQWEHHLWSTASTASDSPPPLPPPTAELSKDMTDPPTTSPPSSHPRRDAVGQKLQRLRKTQAPRTRKSVPDLFERRDAQRDVMDLSQQDGRLRGKAGAGRTRAPSPRLRKDMIGPPTNFQHVKHVGFNSPVVEVTDDHFNDPSRADKPEPDVESRIQDIGGDQEEGQWENQHWFTNWGQQEVPWQNQRWSTSDWVLEEAQWQNQRWSTPRTMEDAFPRTPPLSFGLSKDMIGPPTNFQHICHLDRDTVHRQLSKSPTKEGDGRTNRGDPSQSQQQHDPAQPAKVRKMIVGPPTNFQHVAHVGINTSWQATDHHLHQ, encoded by the exons CCGAGGACATGCTGGCGACCCACCGTCTGGGTGTGTGGCCATGATGGACCCGCGTACTGACTCACTGTGCTCCACTACCCCTCTCCACCCCTCACAGCTCCTCCTCGCCTCCCGCCTCCTGCCTCCTCAG GCTGAACCCGGTACCCGCTACCCACGACAATACGTGACTGAGTCCGGAGCCCGTCACTCGCGTCGACACGTTTCTGAGTCCAATATCCATGACTTGCGACAACACATGGCTGGGTCCGGAACGCGCGACTCGCGACGCCATGCAGTTGAGTCCGAAACCCTTGAATCGAGTCGACACATGGCGGAGTCCGGTACCCGTAACTCGCGACGCCACTGGGTGAAGTCCGGTACCCGGGACTCGCTAAGAAACGTAGAGGAGTTCGGTATCCGCGACTCGACAAAACACGCGGCTGAGCTCAACACTCACGACTCACGTCAACACATGGCCGAGTTTGGTACCCCGGAGCTGGTGTGTGGCGTCACTGAGGCCCGGGCCGGAGGTGTCAAGCCCCAGAGAGAGAGCAGACGCCCACCTGGCcgccgcccacaccacccaccaccagtcag GAAGGACCTGATTGGACCCCCCACCGACTTCCAACACGTTACTCATGTTGGGTTTGATAACGTGTGCCCAGACGACACACAGGAAGGTGAGCCTGATGGTCAGGCCAAGGTG TCCATCTTGGAAGAGCAGAAAGTACTGGACTCCAGAACCCTGGACTTGTATCATTCACGTAATAATTGCGGAGACGAGCAGAACCACTGCTGGACCGATGGTGACACAGAACGCCAGGAGTTAGAGCGAGAAAACCAGCACTGGTCCAGACCCGACAGTGATCAGCAGAAGGACCAGCGTTGGTCCAGACCCAGTGATGGTAAAGATCAACAGGAAGTCCAGTGGGAGAACCAGCCCTGGTTCAAACCCGACAGTAACCAACAGAAGAACCAGCGCTGGTTCCGAACCAGAGGTGGCAAAGATCAACAGGAGGTTCAGTGGGAGGAGCAGCGCTGGTCCAAACTCGACActgtagacgacgccaccgcacCACTTCCTCCGCCCCGTACAGTGATCAG TAAGGACATGATCGGCCCACCCACAGACTTCCAGCACGTGCTCCATGTTGGTCCAGACGCAGACGACCTGGAACTCCAGCAGCTGATGAAGATG GCAAATCTTAAGCAGGGAAGAGGGTCCACTGGAAGAACTCCAGAGAGCATGGAGTGTCTGGGAGAGTTTGAGTACGTGCTGCCCCGACCTGAACCCTCCACACGCATCcccacaccgccaccacccag AGTGCGGGTCCAGGAGCCGCCCCGGGACCCCCAGGTGGCTGGCAGTGAGGGCCGGACACTCTGGCTG CGCAACACTCGTCCACCAGAGAAACATACACCGGAGTCACAAGAATATCCGCCAGGCGTACCGGAagaaggcagagagacagagatgtctTCGGGCCAACAGGCGGGCACCTCTCCAACACTGTGCCGTCCCAAGCCCCGTTCAGGACCTCTCAACGGTGGAGTGAA gAAGGACTTGATTGGGCCGCCTACCAATTTCCAGCATGTGGTTCACGTTGGGTTCCAGTCCTGGCGGCAGGGCagcgaggagcagcagcagcaggagccacccaTAACA GTCAAAGTGGAGGACCAGTACAGGCCTGACCTCGAGACTCGTGGTGGGATAAGTGACTTTGTGGACAGTGAGGggaaggaacagcagcagcaggagcatcaaccaaagcagcagcaggagcaggaggccCAGTGGGAACACCATCTGTGGTCGACAGCCAGCACTGCCAGCGACTCCCCGCCGCCCCTCCCTCCACCAACAGCTGAGCTCAG TAAAGACATGACTGATCCACCCACAACCTCCCCACCTTCCTCTCACCCGCGTCGCGACGCTGTCGGCCAGAAGCTGCAGCGCTTAAGGAAG ACGCAGGCTCCAAGGACTCGAAAATCTGTGCCGGACTTGTTTGAGCGCCGTGATGCACAGAGGGACGTGATGGACCTTTCCCAGCAGGACGGTAGACTGCGGGGTAAAGCTGGTGCCGGGAGGACGCGCGCGCCCTCGCCCAGGCTGAG GAAGGACATGATCGGTCCGCCCACCAATTTCCAGCATGTGAAACATGTCGGGTTCAACAGCCCAGTGGTCGAGGTCACTGATGACCACTTCAACGACCCATCTAGAGCG GACAAGCCAGAACCGGATGTGGAGAGCCGGATACAGGACATTGGCGGAGACCAAGAGGAAGGGCAGTGGGAGAACCAGCACTGGTTCACTAACTGGGGCCAGCAGGAGGTCCCGTGGCAGAACCAGCGATGGTCCACCTCTGACTGGGTCCTGGAGGAGGCCCAGTGGCAGAACCAGCGCTGGTCCACACCTCGCACCATGGAGGACGCCTTTCCTCGCACCCCACCACTTTCTTTTGGACTCAG CAAGGACATGATCGGTCCACCCACCAATTTCCAGCACATCTGTCACCTCGACCGGGACACCGTCCACCGCCAACTCTCCAAAAGCCCAACAAAGGAA GGAGATGGCAGGACGAACAGAGGGGACCCCAGCCAGAGCCAACAACAACATGACCCCGCCCAGCCCGCTAAGGTCAG GAAGATGATCGTCGGGCCGCCCACCAACTTCCAGCACGTCGCTCATGTTGGTATCAACACTTCCTGGCAGGCTAccgaccaccaccttcaccagtag
- the LOC123773910 gene encoding uncharacterized protein isoform X3: MMDPRTDSLCSTTPLHPSQLLLASRLLPPQAEPGTRYPRQYVTESGARHSRRHVSESNIHDLRQHMAGSGTRDSRRHAVESETLESSRHMAESGTRNSRRHWVKSGTRDSLRNVEEFGIRDSTKHAAELNTHDSRQHMAEFGTPELVCGVTEARAGGVKPQRESRRPPGRRPHHPPPVRKDLIGPPTDFQHVTHVGFDNVCPDDTQEGEPDGQAKVSILEEQKVLDSRTLDLYHSRNNCGDEQNHCWTDGDTERQELERENQHWSRPDSDQQKDQRWSRPSDGKDQQEVQWENQPWFKPDSNQQKNQRWFRTRGGKDQQEVQWEEQRWSKLDTVDDATAPLPPPRTVISKDMIGPPTDFQHVLHVGPDADDLELQQLMKMANLKQGRGSTGRTPESMECLGEFEYVLPRPEPSTRIPTPPPPSRVRVQEPPRDPQVAGSEGRTLWLRNTRPPEKHTPESQEYPPGVPEEGRETEMSSGQQAGTSPTLCRPKPRSGPLNGGVKKDLIGPPTNFQHVVHVGFQSWRQGSEEQQQQEPPITVKVEDQYRPDLETRGGISDFVDSEGKEQQQQEHQPKQQQEQEAQWEHHLWSTASTASDSPPPLPPPTAELSKDMTDPPTTSPPSSHPRRDAVGQKLQRLRKTQAPRTRKSVPDLFERRDAQRDVMDLSQQDGRLRGKAGAGRTRAPSPRLRKDMIGPPTNFQHVKHVGFNSPVVEVTDDHFNDPSRADKPEPDVESRIQDIGGDQEEGQWENQHWFTNWGQQEVPWQNQRWSTSDWVLEEAQWQNQRWSTPRTMEDAFPRTPPLSFGLSKDMIGPPTNFQHICHLDRDTVHRQLSKSPTKEGDGRTNRGDPSQSQQQHDPAQPAKVRKMIVGPPTNFQHVAHVGINTSWQATDHHLHQ, from the exons ATGATGGACCCGCGTACTGACTCACTGTGCTCCACTACCCCTCTCCACCCCTCACAGCTCCTCCTCGCCTCCCGCCTCCTGCCTCCTCAG GCTGAACCCGGTACCCGCTACCCACGACAATACGTGACTGAGTCCGGAGCCCGTCACTCGCGTCGACACGTTTCTGAGTCCAATATCCATGACTTGCGACAACACATGGCTGGGTCCGGAACGCGCGACTCGCGACGCCATGCAGTTGAGTCCGAAACCCTTGAATCGAGTCGACACATGGCGGAGTCCGGTACCCGTAACTCGCGACGCCACTGGGTGAAGTCCGGTACCCGGGACTCGCTAAGAAACGTAGAGGAGTTCGGTATCCGCGACTCGACAAAACACGCGGCTGAGCTCAACACTCACGACTCACGTCAACACATGGCCGAGTTTGGTACCCCGGAGCTGGTGTGTGGCGTCACTGAGGCCCGGGCCGGAGGTGTCAAGCCCCAGAGAGAGAGCAGACGCCCACCTGGCcgccgcccacaccacccaccaccagtcag GAAGGACCTGATTGGACCCCCCACCGACTTCCAACACGTTACTCATGTTGGGTTTGATAACGTGTGCCCAGACGACACACAGGAAGGTGAGCCTGATGGTCAGGCCAAGGTG TCCATCTTGGAAGAGCAGAAAGTACTGGACTCCAGAACCCTGGACTTGTATCATTCACGTAATAATTGCGGAGACGAGCAGAACCACTGCTGGACCGATGGTGACACAGAACGCCAGGAGTTAGAGCGAGAAAACCAGCACTGGTCCAGACCCGACAGTGATCAGCAGAAGGACCAGCGTTGGTCCAGACCCAGTGATGGTAAAGATCAACAGGAAGTCCAGTGGGAGAACCAGCCCTGGTTCAAACCCGACAGTAACCAACAGAAGAACCAGCGCTGGTTCCGAACCAGAGGTGGCAAAGATCAACAGGAGGTTCAGTGGGAGGAGCAGCGCTGGTCCAAACTCGACActgtagacgacgccaccgcacCACTTCCTCCGCCCCGTACAGTGATCAG TAAGGACATGATCGGCCCACCCACAGACTTCCAGCACGTGCTCCATGTTGGTCCAGACGCAGACGACCTGGAACTCCAGCAGCTGATGAAGATG GCAAATCTTAAGCAGGGAAGAGGGTCCACTGGAAGAACTCCAGAGAGCATGGAGTGTCTGGGAGAGTTTGAGTACGTGCTGCCCCGACCTGAACCCTCCACACGCATCcccacaccgccaccacccag CAGAGTGCGGGTCCAGGAGCCGCCCCGGGACCCCCAGGTGGCTGGCAGTGAGGGCCGGACACTCTGGCTG CGCAACACTCGTCCACCAGAGAAACATACACCGGAGTCACAAGAATATCCGCCAGGCGTACCGGAagaaggcagagagacagagatgtctTCGGGCCAACAGGCGGGCACCTCTCCAACACTGTGCCGTCCCAAGCCCCGTTCAGGACCTCTCAACGGTGGAGTGAA gAAGGACTTGATTGGGCCGCCTACCAATTTCCAGCATGTGGTTCACGTTGGGTTCCAGTCCTGGCGGCAGGGCagcgaggagcagcagcagcaggagccacccaTAACA GTCAAAGTGGAGGACCAGTACAGGCCTGACCTCGAGACTCGTGGTGGGATAAGTGACTTTGTGGACAGTGAGGggaaggaacagcagcagcaggagcatcaaccaaagcagcagcaggagcaggaggccCAGTGGGAACACCATCTGTGGTCGACAGCCAGCACTGCCAGCGACTCCCCGCCGCCCCTCCCTCCACCAACAGCTGAGCTCAG TAAAGACATGACTGATCCACCCACAACCTCCCCACCTTCCTCTCACCCGCGTCGCGACGCTGTCGGCCAGAAGCTGCAGCGCTTAAGGAAG ACGCAGGCTCCAAGGACTCGAAAATCTGTGCCGGACTTGTTTGAGCGCCGTGATGCACAGAGGGACGTGATGGACCTTTCCCAGCAGGACGGTAGACTGCGGGGTAAAGCTGGTGCCGGGAGGACGCGCGCGCCCTCGCCCAGGCTGAG GAAGGACATGATCGGTCCGCCCACCAATTTCCAGCATGTGAAACATGTCGGGTTCAACAGCCCAGTGGTCGAGGTCACTGATGACCACTTCAACGACCCATCTAGAGCG GACAAGCCAGAACCGGATGTGGAGAGCCGGATACAGGACATTGGCGGAGACCAAGAGGAAGGGCAGTGGGAGAACCAGCACTGGTTCACTAACTGGGGCCAGCAGGAGGTCCCGTGGCAGAACCAGCGATGGTCCACCTCTGACTGGGTCCTGGAGGAGGCCCAGTGGCAGAACCAGCGCTGGTCCACACCTCGCACCATGGAGGACGCCTTTCCTCGCACCCCACCACTTTCTTTTGGACTCAG CAAGGACATGATCGGTCCACCCACCAATTTCCAGCACATCTGTCACCTCGACCGGGACACCGTCCACCGCCAACTCTCCAAAAGCCCAACAAAGGAA GGAGATGGCAGGACGAACAGAGGGGACCCCAGCCAGAGCCAACAACAACATGACCCCGCCCAGCCCGCTAAGGTCAG GAAGATGATCGTCGGGCCGCCCACCAACTTCCAGCACGTCGCTCATGTTGGTATCAACACTTCCTGGCAGGCTAccgaccaccaccttcaccagtag
- the LOC123773910 gene encoding uncharacterized protein isoform X4: MAGSGTRDSRRHAVESETLESSRHMAESGTRNSRRHWVKSGTRDSLRNVEEFGIRDSTKHAAELNTHDSRQHMAEFGTPELVCGVTEARAGGVKPQRESRRPPGRRPHHPPPVRKDLIGPPTDFQHVTHVGFDNVCPDDTQEGEPDGQAKVSILEEQKVLDSRTLDLYHSRNNCGDEQNHCWTDGDTERQELERENQHWSRPDSDQQKDQRWSRPSDGKDQQEVQWENQPWFKPDSNQQKNQRWFRTRGGKDQQEVQWEEQRWSKLDTVDDATAPLPPPRTVISKDMIGPPTDFQHVLHVGPDADDLELQQLMKMANLKQGRGSTGRTPESMECLGEFEYVLPRPEPSTRIPTPPPPSRVRVQEPPRDPQVAGSEGRTLWLRNTRPPEKHTPESQEYPPGVPEEGRETEMSSGQQAGTSPTLCRPKPRSGPLNGGVKKDLIGPPTNFQHVVHVGFQSWRQGSEEQQQQEPPITVKVEDQYRPDLETRGGISDFVDSEGKEQQQQEHQPKQQQEQEAQWEHHLWSTASTASDSPPPLPPPTAELSKDMTDPPTTSPPSSHPRRDAVGQKLQRLRKTQAPRTRKSVPDLFERRDAQRDVMDLSQQDGRLRGKAGAGRTRAPSPRLRKDMIGPPTNFQHVKHVGFNSPVVEVTDDHFNDPSRADKPEPDVESRIQDIGGDQEEGQWENQHWFTNWGQQEVPWQNQRWSTSDWVLEEAQWQNQRWSTPRTMEDAFPRTPPLSFGLSKDMIGPPTNFQHICHLDRDTVHRQLSKSPTKEGDGRTNRGDPSQSQQQHDPAQPAKVRKMIVGPPTNFQHVAHVGINTSWQATDHHLHQ, from the exons ATGGCTGGGTCCGGAACGCGCGACTCGCGACGCCATGCAGTTGAGTCCGAAACCCTTGAATCGAGTCGACACATGGCGGAGTCCGGTACCCGTAACTCGCGACGCCACTGGGTGAAGTCCGGTACCCGGGACTCGCTAAGAAACGTAGAGGAGTTCGGTATCCGCGACTCGACAAAACACGCGGCTGAGCTCAACACTCACGACTCACGTCAACACATGGCCGAGTTTGGTACCCCGGAGCTGGTGTGTGGCGTCACTGAGGCCCGGGCCGGAGGTGTCAAGCCCCAGAGAGAGAGCAGACGCCCACCTGGCcgccgcccacaccacccaccaccagtcag GAAGGACCTGATTGGACCCCCCACCGACTTCCAACACGTTACTCATGTTGGGTTTGATAACGTGTGCCCAGACGACACACAGGAAGGTGAGCCTGATGGTCAGGCCAAGGTG TCCATCTTGGAAGAGCAGAAAGTACTGGACTCCAGAACCCTGGACTTGTATCATTCACGTAATAATTGCGGAGACGAGCAGAACCACTGCTGGACCGATGGTGACACAGAACGCCAGGAGTTAGAGCGAGAAAACCAGCACTGGTCCAGACCCGACAGTGATCAGCAGAAGGACCAGCGTTGGTCCAGACCCAGTGATGGTAAAGATCAACAGGAAGTCCAGTGGGAGAACCAGCCCTGGTTCAAACCCGACAGTAACCAACAGAAGAACCAGCGCTGGTTCCGAACCAGAGGTGGCAAAGATCAACAGGAGGTTCAGTGGGAGGAGCAGCGCTGGTCCAAACTCGACActgtagacgacgccaccgcacCACTTCCTCCGCCCCGTACAGTGATCAG TAAGGACATGATCGGCCCACCCACAGACTTCCAGCACGTGCTCCATGTTGGTCCAGACGCAGACGACCTGGAACTCCAGCAGCTGATGAAGATG GCAAATCTTAAGCAGGGAAGAGGGTCCACTGGAAGAACTCCAGAGAGCATGGAGTGTCTGGGAGAGTTTGAGTACGTGCTGCCCCGACCTGAACCCTCCACACGCATCcccacaccgccaccacccag CAGAGTGCGGGTCCAGGAGCCGCCCCGGGACCCCCAGGTGGCTGGCAGTGAGGGCCGGACACTCTGGCTG CGCAACACTCGTCCACCAGAGAAACATACACCGGAGTCACAAGAATATCCGCCAGGCGTACCGGAagaaggcagagagacagagatgtctTCGGGCCAACAGGCGGGCACCTCTCCAACACTGTGCCGTCCCAAGCCCCGTTCAGGACCTCTCAACGGTGGAGTGAA gAAGGACTTGATTGGGCCGCCTACCAATTTCCAGCATGTGGTTCACGTTGGGTTCCAGTCCTGGCGGCAGGGCagcgaggagcagcagcagcaggagccacccaTAACA GTCAAAGTGGAGGACCAGTACAGGCCTGACCTCGAGACTCGTGGTGGGATAAGTGACTTTGTGGACAGTGAGGggaaggaacagcagcagcaggagcatcaaccaaagcagcagcaggagcaggaggccCAGTGGGAACACCATCTGTGGTCGACAGCCAGCACTGCCAGCGACTCCCCGCCGCCCCTCCCTCCACCAACAGCTGAGCTCAG TAAAGACATGACTGATCCACCCACAACCTCCCCACCTTCCTCTCACCCGCGTCGCGACGCTGTCGGCCAGAAGCTGCAGCGCTTAAGGAAG ACGCAGGCTCCAAGGACTCGAAAATCTGTGCCGGACTTGTTTGAGCGCCGTGATGCACAGAGGGACGTGATGGACCTTTCCCAGCAGGACGGTAGACTGCGGGGTAAAGCTGGTGCCGGGAGGACGCGCGCGCCCTCGCCCAGGCTGAG GAAGGACATGATCGGTCCGCCCACCAATTTCCAGCATGTGAAACATGTCGGGTTCAACAGCCCAGTGGTCGAGGTCACTGATGACCACTTCAACGACCCATCTAGAGCG GACAAGCCAGAACCGGATGTGGAGAGCCGGATACAGGACATTGGCGGAGACCAAGAGGAAGGGCAGTGGGAGAACCAGCACTGGTTCACTAACTGGGGCCAGCAGGAGGTCCCGTGGCAGAACCAGCGATGGTCCACCTCTGACTGGGTCCTGGAGGAGGCCCAGTGGCAGAACCAGCGCTGGTCCACACCTCGCACCATGGAGGACGCCTTTCCTCGCACCCCACCACTTTCTTTTGGACTCAG CAAGGACATGATCGGTCCACCCACCAATTTCCAGCACATCTGTCACCTCGACCGGGACACCGTCCACCGCCAACTCTCCAAAAGCCCAACAAAGGAA GGAGATGGCAGGACGAACAGAGGGGACCCCAGCCAGAGCCAACAACAACATGACCCCGCCCAGCCCGCTAAGGTCAG GAAGATGATCGTCGGGCCGCCCACCAACTTCCAGCACGTCGCTCATGTTGGTATCAACACTTCCTGGCAGGCTAccgaccaccaccttcaccagtag